A genome region from Nicotiana tabacum cultivar K326 chromosome 13, ASM71507v2, whole genome shotgun sequence includes the following:
- the LOC107790401 gene encoding laccase-6-like, whose amino-acid sequence MTNLVTTLFIYFCLNFLLYSNYSNNVKGFTSQWPRGRSTKFYDFKVQTTRITKLCNTKDIPTINGMYPGPVVYAQEDDKIIVRVTNESPYNITIHWHGIRQRLSCWYDGPSYITQCPLQTGQNFTYEFTLVEQKGTFFWHAHFSWLRATVYGAVVVYPKKGVPYPFKFPYEEHIIILGEYWMKDIMQVEQAVLASGGAPPPADAFTINGHPGPNYNCSANDFYKIDVVPGNTYLLRIINAALNQEHFFAIANHKLIIIEVDAEYTKPLTTDRVMLGPGQTLNVLVTADQPIARYSMAMGPYQSARNVSFQNISSIAYFQYYGARANDLSLPAALPRFDDNLAVKTVMDRLRSLNPVAVPKEIDKNLFLTIGLNVQTCRSKNPQKDCQAKGGGVMAASMNNISFIKPNISILEAYYKNINGYFTQDFPGVPLKFYDFVNGAPNNAPNDTNSLNGTRTYVLDYGTRVQLILQDTGTVTTENHPIHLHGYSFYVVGYGTGNYDPETANFNLVDPPYMNTIGVPVGGWAAIRFVADNPGAWFMHCHLEIHLSWGLSVVFIVKNGEGPLQRLPHPPADLPRC is encoded by the exons ATGACAAACTTAGTCACtacattatttatttacttttgctTAAACTTTTTACTCTACAGTAACTACAGCAACAATGTTAAAGGTTTTACATCACAATGGCCAAGAGGCAGATCAACAAAATTCTATGACTTCAAG GTGCAAACAACTAGAATAACTAAGCTATGTAACACCAAAGACATTCCAACCATCAATGGAATGTATCCAGGACCAGTTGTTTATGCTCAAGAAGACGATAAAATTATCGTCAGAGTAACAAATGAATCCCCATACAATATCACAATCCACTG GCATGGAATCCGGCAGAGGCTATCGTGTTGGTACGATGGCCCTTCTTACATTACACAATGCCCCCTGCAAACTGGACAAAACTTCACGTACGAGTTCACTCTGGTAGAACAGAAGGGCACATTTTTCTGGCATGCACATTTTTCGTGGCTTCGCGCCACTGTTTATGGCGCTGTTGTTGTTTACCCTAAGAAGGGTGTCCCTTACCCTTTCAAGTTTCCCTATGAAGAGCATATCATTATTTTAG GAGAGTATTGGATGAAAGACATCATGCAAGTTGAGCAGGCAGTTCTAGCTAGCGGTGGAGCGCCGCCACCTGCTGATGCTTTTACCATCAATGGCCACCCCGGCCCTAACTATAATTGCTCCGCCAATG atttttataaaatagatGTGGTTCCTGGGAACACATACCTGTTAAGGATAATCAATGCAGCTCTGAACCAGGAGCATTTCTTTGCCATAGCAAATCACAAGTTGATAATCATTGAAGTTGATGCAGAGTACACAAAACCGCTGACCACAGACCGAGTCATGCTCGGTCCAGGTCAAACATTAAATGTCCTAGTGACAGCAGATCAACCCATAGCAAGATATTCGATGGCCATGGGACCTTACCAGTCTGCTAGAAATGTCTCATTTCAAAACATATCATCAATTGCTTACTTCCAATATTATGGCGCCAGAGCAAATGACTTGAGTTTACCTGCAGCTTTACCGCGTTTCGATGATAATCTTGCAGTTAAGACAGTCATGGACAGGCTTAGAAGTCTTAATCCTGTCGCTGTTCCTAAGGAGATTGACAAAAACCTATTCTTGACAATTGGACTAAACGTGCAAACATGCCGGTCCAAGAATCCCCAGAAAGATTGCCAAGCTAAAGGGGGTGGAGTCATGGCTGCTTCCATGAATAACATCAGCTTTATTAAGCCTAACATTTCAATTTTAGAAGCTTACTACAAAAACATCAATGGGTACTTCACTCAAGATTTTCCCGGGGTACCCCTGAAGTTCTATGATTTCGTGAACGGGGCACCTAATAACGCTCCTAATGACACAAATTCTCTAAATGGAACTAGAACCTATGTCCTTGACTATGGGACTAGGGTTCAACTTATTCTACAGGACACCGGAACTGTCACAACGGAGAACCACCCTATTCATTTACATGGCTACAGCTTTTATGTTGTGGGCTATGGTACCGGAAACTATGATCCCGAAACAGCCAACTTCAATCTGGTGGATCCACCATACATGAACACAATTGGAGTTCCAGTAGGTGGATGGGCTGCCATTCGATTCGTTGCTGACAATCCAG GGGCATGGTTTATGCACTGTCATTTGGAGATACATTTATCTTGGGGCTTATCGGTGGTGTTCATTGTGAAGAATGGGGAAGGGCCATTACAAAGACTTCCTCATCCTCCAGCAGACTTGCCCAGATGCtaa